TCAGGCCATGGATAAGCGGGCCACGTCGTCGAAGATGCAGGCTCTGTTGAAGGAGCTCAACGCACTCATCCGCAAGGCCAAGTAACGCCGATCGGACGTTCAACGCCTCCGCCGAAGGCGCAAAAAGACGGAGAGAAGGGTTTTCCCTCGCCTTTCCTATCTTCACCCCCCGCAGAAGACTCAGGGGGCGGCCCGCCGGGCCGCCCCCTGAGTCTTGAAGTCCGGAAGATCGCTCACAGGCTGTAGCTTCGGAGGACCTTGCCCATGAGCCCGATGCCGTCGCGGATCCGCTCGGGCGGCATGTTGGAGAAATTGAGGCGCAGCGTGTTCTCGTGGCCGCCGTTGGGATAGAAGGCGCCGCCGGGAACGAAGGCGACCTTCTCCTTCAGGCACCGGGAGAGGAGGTCTCTGGCGTTGATCCCCTCGGGCAGTTCGACCCAGGTGAAAAGCCCCCCGTCGGGTCGGACGAAGCGCACCGACGGGGGGAACTCCCTTTCCATGGCCTCGAGCATGACAAAGCAGCGTTCGCGGTAGAGGGCGACGAGTTTCTCCACGTGTTCCTCGATGTCGTAGGCCTCCAGGTAGGCGTCGATCTCGCGTTGGCTGATCGTCGACGTGTGGAGGTCGCCGGCCTGTTTGACGAAGACGAACTTCTCCATGATCTCCGGAGAGGCGGCGATCCAGGCGATGCGCATGCCGGGGCAGAAGACTTTCGAGAAGGTGCCCTGGAGGATGACCTGCCCCCGGGTGTCCATGGATTTGAGGGCCGGAAAGATCGGCCCCTGGAAGCGCAGCTCCCCGTAGGGGTTGTCCTCGACGACGACGACGTCGAACTGCCGGACGACATCCATGAAGGCCTCGCGGCGCTCGACGGACCAGGTGCGCCCCGTGGGGTTCTGG
The DNA window shown above is from Aminithiophilus ramosus and carries:
- a CDS encoding aminotransferase-like domain-containing protein; this encodes MKIKFADRMGHFRASDIREILKVTADPEIISFAGGLPAPELFPIEELKTVTAEVLERCGREALQYSTTEGYLPLREKIAARTNAKFGTALEGGDILVMSGSQQALDYAGKVFLDDGDAVICESPTYLGAISAFLGYSPRFVEVATDDDGMDPRDLERVLRSEPRARIIYVIPDFQNPTGRTWSVERREAFMDVVRQFDVVVVEDNPYGELRFQGPIFPALKSMDTRGQVILQGTFSKVFCPGMRIAWIAASPEIMEKFVFVKQAGDLHTSTISQREIDAYLEAYDIEEHVEKLVALYRERCFVMLEAMEREFPPSVRFVRPDGGLFTWVELPEGINARDLLSRCLKEKVAFVPGGAFYPNGGHENTLRLNFSNMPPERIRDGIGLMGKVLRSYSL